The genomic region TGATCTGATCCTGACAAACATTCCTGagagaaaaagttagatttggCACCCGACGTGGAAATGTGCAAACTTCTGCAGGCAGAAACCATAAACAGCTTCAGGATCGTGACAGATCCCCCATCAGTCGTAAAAGACGAGTGACTCACTGatttttttccagcagcaatGAGATTATGAGATGGATTTGTGGCTTTTCCTCATTGATGAATGGCAGCTCGAATTTCATTATACTAATAACTTCCGAAGATGTGGACTTTTTGAACCTTTCTGCGATGTGGCGCTGACGATAATGAGCCAACTAACAGCAGTCGGGCTGCAGAAAGAGCCAGAAGTAACACTGCTCAAAGTCAGAGCAGGAAACTGGATATAAATCTGTTGTTCTCACTGATGGAGGGAACATTTTCTACCTGTCTGCGGTGACGCAGGCACCTGTCTGCTACAGTcacaccacttcctgtttgtgagggttagggttatagCTGCACGATACTGGGGTTTTGGTGAGTTGGGTTAACGATCCGCGCTTCCTGTTTGTCTCGTACTTCATGGCACCCGCAGCTTTGCCCTCATTTGCCCGTCAACACATCACCTGCCGAGCTGCAACCTGTCACCTGTGGAGGCATTTAACTCACCAGCACACCCAGAGAGCGACGACGAGGAAGATCGTGATAGCTGAGGCCGAAGAGATGCAGATGATGGTCGCCAGTACTGAAACACGCACACGCATATAGTTGTCAAAGCCACAAATAGCAGATTTAAGTCTGAAAATATACCTCAGCATGGTGATATGATCACAATCTGTAGAGTAAACAGGTCACTCTGCTCTGTGCATGTAGATGGAAACTACAGCATCAGTCACGCACTCACCAAACACCCTGTCCTCGCTCGTGACCTCCACATGAATGTTGACCGAGGCCGTGTGGTGATAGAAGGACGCCCGGCAGGTGTACAGGCCTTCATCCTGCTCTGTGAGCTCCGACTGGAAGACCATTGCGTCCCTGTCCATTTGGACGGACGAGCCACCGCTCCTGAAACACAAGTGACCTTTAACTACAGACATAATTATATATTCTTCTTATTGACTAAAACCAACAGTTTCCTTCGCATCTGGCCTCCCTCCCTCGTCCGTGCAGCTCATTTCCAAGCCAATCTGCCCTCTAAAGACATGAAACTTCACAGTTGCACCACATATATaaagtttaatttgtttttaaaaggctTGGCACTGTTGTTCTTTGCAAATGGAATAAATGTGCATTAGTCGGAGGCTATTTTCAGCCGTGGATTAGAACACATTTGGTGCTCTAGTGTATTTATGGCAGCAGGATGTGAGCATGGGactgactcaaaataaactactgTGCCCATGTTTGACTAGTCGGACTGATGGCACAAAAGGTTTATAAAGGCTTAGGCGCCACAGTAGGATGAGTTTATTTGGTCTTTCACGGGATTGGTGACAGTAAGAAAAAATACCGAATATTGCACTTTACTGCACTTTAACTTCAAAATTAAGTTGGATGATATCTAGACCTGCATGATTCATTGTTTAGTCGTCAACTACTGTATTAAGCACCAACTCTTTTTATAAACATTAGTCGCtttgagtcatttttcaagaaaagaaaagtccaAATTAACCGCATATCTGTATAAACTGAAGAGGTTTGGGTTGAGGACAAATCGAGACATTTAACAATGTCATTTTGGccttttggaaacactgatcaacgtgttttaaaaactattttctgacattttaggGCCCAGACACGCTAAACCGACATCAAAGAATTTGCAGCAATAGAGGCCGACGTTGTGTCGCCTTACGTAGCCTGTGGCTGCACCTGAACAAACAGCAAAGACTGCAGCCGACATCTAACTACCTCGTACGCTCTGTGGCTGCCTGACAGGAAAACACTCTCTCCACTACAAGGTGGTGATAGGTGGTGTCAGGTAGTATAATCATCACTCAAAAAGGGAAATTATAAAAGCTCTGGGCAGTGGATGTGCTGTTCTTACgatgaaatatttgtttttattacatccCTCTTGTTAAAATAGCTATCACCAATCAAGAATGCGTCTGATGGAGGCAAAAAATGGCCCTGATGGAACAAACAACCAATATATTAGTCtggaaaataataaacacatccatcaacagtgaaaataatctttGGATGTAGCCTCTAATGAATGTCGTGGAAACAATCCAGCGAGTAAATCTTAACTCTCAGTGTAGTCACTAATTTTAATGGGGAGAACATTGACttttgtgtgttcaggtgcttTCCTCCTGATATTTAGGAGGTAGATAATAAAAGATACGCCACCTTCGACAGTTAAGGTTGTACTCTGGCACGTTGCCCTCGACTCGGAGCAGCACTCTCTGCTTGTGATGATTTTCCTGGAGAGACAGTCTGCGTGTGGCGGCCTCACCGCCGTAGCGGCTTTGCAGAGGAGTGGTGTGGTTGAGGACTTTCACAGAGGAGATGTCTGCAGAGAGAAGGCGAAACTTGTATCTGTGGGTCCCTCAATGCATTTGTATGAATTGCTACGTTGTGCGTGCAGgtgtttcttgttgttgttcGTTGAACTCACAGTACTTGGGGAcgtgaatcgtttcctccgtgCTGCCGTGTTCGTAATGATACACACAGGTCAGGTTCTGCCCCTCGTGATGGGCCAGACTGAACTGATAAGTCAGCCTGGCTTTCTGGATTTGGCCTTCATACTCTGACTGCAGGGATGTTTGGCTTCGGGCGTTTTCGGGAAGAACCCAGGTGAGGTTGGTCCCGACACCCTCCCCTCTGCAGTCGCACACTGCCAGCCAGAGGGAAGAGTCATGCTGTCTCTGCAAAGACACACTCAGCAGATGGGctcctgaaaaagaaaaacaaggggTGACGGGAAGTCGATTAGCagctgtgcgagtgtgtgtcaCGGAGAGGAATATCTCAAAGAGTGAAACAACGTACTGTGAGCGAGAATGTGCGCCGTTCTTTTTTCCGGCGCCTCCAGGCTCGGATGCTCCACCGTGCAGCTCAAATTCTGACCAGAATACAAAGAAGACAGGAAGTGCACAGAGCTACGGGCTGATACCAAACCATCAGCCCGAACTTCAGTCTCTGACAGCTCGCTGATGCTGCTGTCACCGTCTCCAACATGCCAGGTTATGGTTGCTGCAGGGGCGACGCTGTCCACAGAGCAGTCCACATTTGTGAACTCGTGACCGTCTCTCCACTCAGTGTGGGAGCTGATGGTGATGTTTGGGCgagctgcagtggaaagagaaGTGAAACCACAGGAAGTGAGGGGTTTCTTTCCAGAACAAGATAAAATCTATGGTCAAACACGTCCGCCACTCAGGCAATATTAAACATCCCCCTGATTTGTTGAACATACCGCAAAGAGGGAGTGTTATACTTCTGTTCTGCGGCTCCTCAAACGCAGGATGATTTATCACACACTCTGCAGTGAGCTCCCAAGGCGAGCAGGCAGGGAGGAGTAAAACTCCCCTGACAGAGTGGCTTCCATTATGAGAAGTGAAATTGAACCAAGAGACTCCAGACACACCCTCCGGTAGAAGCCAGGAGATGTTGGCTGCAGGAACAGCATCGGCGGCTGAGCACTCAATCACCCCGCGTCCATCCTCGGTCCGCAAATCAACTCGTATGGTGGGAGGAACTGCGAGGAAGGGCGGCGGAGAGGAGACGTTCCACATCAATATTTTATAGTCAGACAATGCAGGTAATGtattcatcaaagtgttttaaGGAAGAGTCCCACCTACCAGGCTGTATAACATGAGGTTTAACAGTGATGTTAAACTTCAGCACCGCTTGAAGTTTGTGATAGGAGAAGGAACACTTGTACAGCCCGGCGTGCTGATCCCCCACAGCACCCTGAACCCTGAGGCTGCCGTCTACCAGCGCCACACCCTCAGGCAAGGGCCCATTATCTCTagagggaaacacacacacacaaaagagaaTCAAATGCTTCAGTTTACCAAGATCAAAATATGGCAGTTGaaagctgaataaaattgtTATTTCAATCAGGAAACCCGTCTAAATCTGGTTCCTGCTGTCTGCCACTTGTGGTTTGGTGCCACAGAACGTGACACCACATCCTCCATGTGATATGTAGGTCATTTCAGTCTACGTGTGCatgagtaaaagaaaaaatactaaTGTCACttgttttctgaatgtttttgcaggaaaaatgtgggataatgtaagtaatcaaccggacaaaacacatcacaaaagtCTAGTCTTTGGATATGTTTTCGTGCTGAAAATGCTACACACGAGGCCTATAAAGCTCATCTAGATCGAATAAACTGTTTCTGCAgagtaaaatgtgtaaaacgCCCCTTTAACACCAAGTATGTCTCACCTTTTGCAGGTGACATTGAAACGCGGCACATTCCCGGTGACCTGCATGATGGAGGTGTCGCTCTGTCCTTCCAGCAGCTCCACAGATTCGGGCTGCTGCTCTTGGACATCATCGCGGTCGCTGCCCAGCTCTGAATTCAGCAGCTGAACTCCTGAGATATCTGCAGAACAGAGAGCCACATCTCAAATTCTGCAACTCCTGCCTCGTGAGCGTCAGCAGAGTGCTTCAGGTGTGATGATACTCACAAAAAGACGGCAGTGTAATGACTCGTGAGACTTTGTGTGTAAATTTGGGGTGTTGGAACACACAGGTGACGTTGCGGCCCTGGTACACTGCGGCAGGGAGGAAGACTGAGCTCGTTTGTGTGTCGGagtctgtgctggtctgtctctgcagctcttcattggcGTCCAAAGCCAAGGAGATGTCAGTCTCAGGTCTCCCCCCAGACGAAACGCAAGAGACCACCCAGAACTCACTTCCTCCGTCTTGTATCATCTCTGCTTTAATGGTCACATTTGGCCTCGCTGCCGAGCAGGAAGAAAGGCGAGAAGAGTTATTCTTTCACaagctttaatgttttttccagCAAATTAAAAAGTCAGATTGTCAGACTGAGGCTCAGGGTGTTTTTGTTGAATAGGAAGCAGAGGCCGGATGAGCTGAATGTTAGCTAAACACAGGCCGTAAGGGTCTTCTGCTGCTTGGGCTTTTGGAGAGTGCTGACTCCAGCTTATCACCTGTCCCATCTGTTGGCCGGGCTGCAGCTGAGAGCAGATGTCTGGCCCAGCTGCTGTCCAACCAAAGCTGAGAGAACCGCAGGCTTTAATACGGGGGAATCAGCAGAGATCAGAGTCTATTATCAAATACATAAAAGTTGTGGTGTCATACAATAGCCAGCCATCCCTAATGAGTAAGAGAGGTGAGCTAACACCTCGTTATAGCTCCGCTGATGGGGAAGAGCTCGTACGATGAAAGTGAGTTAAAGCactttggctttaaaaaaattCCATCTGTTAACGCCTACATTTATGTGTGGATTTAACTGCAGTTAGAAAATTACCAAAGCTGCAGTTCTTCAATGAGGTGTGAATGTACCGCGGACAAATGAGCTGGCTGTTCTGGCTGATGCTGAGGGGATCATAACCGTGCGGGCTGCGCTATGAAAATTCACTTTTGTCCACGCAGGGATCTGGATTCTCTGCAAGTGCAGgtacaaattacattttaaattaaatcaaatgtcTTATGCGTGCTAGAGGCAGCGCATGTACTATGAGAACCAGAGCCCACATGTGGAGTGTCTGAGGAAACCAAACAAAAGTTGTGTGGGGTTTCTTTGTTGCTTTTTCGCCATCTGTTTTTATGTcagcctgtttttcttttgttttttgtttttttcgcgTGTCGTGTTTGACTGCAAGATCCGTTTGCATCACGGGGATGAATTATGCTACTTACAGAAACAAATCAGTGTATTCACATAAATAGATTCTCATTTCAAAGCTAACGTTAACTAATTtctttggccacttgggggcagcagaaacaagttgTGAGCACAACACTGATGTATATTCAGCTTTTCAATAGTACTTACGGAGCAACGTTAGTGTGTTTGTTGACGTCCAGTGAATGAAAGGGCCAAGAGACACCAAACCAATATCAGAGGACTGGTGGCGACAAGGCTGACTGTGGCCTCGCCCGTGTCTTGGCCAAAAAAACTGCACTTTGAACACACCGTAAAGACTACAGCTGACAGCAACCCGTCTGAGAGGAAATACCTCCCCACACCAGCAGGTAGCGCTAGTCTGTATTAAACCACAGGACTCAGGTCTGTAGAGACATAATCCAAGAATATGTCTGATAAGAAGTTGCAAATGGCAAAGTGGAGAGGCCGCGGAGAAGAATAGGATGAAACCGCAGTAAATGGGTGACATCAATGATACTGCAGCGACAGCCTCAAAGGActttccttttctgtttctcttcttgtgcACTGATTTGCTGAGTTGAACATCCAATCAGAGTGAAGCGAGACACACTGCAACAACTAGAGCCACAGACGATCACCGATGGCTCATTGTGTCAGGGCCCAAAGTCCAATcttcactctcttttagctctatTTTTGTTCTTCAGCAACTGTGGAAAGAAATAATTGGCTCTACAGCTGCTAAATTCTCACCAGGTCGTAGTCAGCTCTAtcgattttgttttttgcaggaAAAAGAAACGCTGGTGTGAGTGAAGCAAAACGGAAAGGTGGAGGCCTGAAAGAGGCGCGAAAATGCTCAGAGGAGCTTAGTGAAACTGCACAGTCAGGTCGTGACTCATCATCACTATGCCTGAcctacttttttattttacacgTAGTCATCTGATCCATTGTTAAGATGCTctaatactgtatatttatctGAGAACTAAATACAATGGGCGTGCTGAATTTCAAGCTCCATCTCACTCAAGATCCTCTGATCCTCTGATCCTGTGCTCGTCATCATGAAtactttaaaagttaaaagctgtacaatttgaaaatgttttttttcaaatgaatatTGTACTGGAGAAATACAGTCGTTAACATTGCCTCCCGCATTGTGGTTTGATAATCAGTTAATGGGTTGCTGCTGTATTACGGTGCTCCATATGCTCAACACCAGTGAACGAGTGCTTTCCCACATGAATGCATTGCACTGTGCAAAGTGATTTATGGTCCGTCACTGTGTTTGTGGAGCAGAGTGAAAAGGAACGGCCGGCGTGAAAAATCAGCTGGAGAGACTCATTGTGTTGCGAGATGCTGAGTCATGATGCGTGATTACAGAACTCTGCCCGGTGATGGAACACAATATGTCACCTCctggcaaaaacacaacactgacactcAGCTGTGAGTGTGAGCTTACTGTAGGTTTCCACCCTCACTGTGGTGCGTTTGGGGTTTGGGAGTGTCGGGTGTTGGACCACACAGGTCACGCTGTCCTCGTCCTGGAGGTGGGTGGGGAAGCGGAGGTTGCTGCTCAGGGTGGAGGTGCCGTTCGGGTAAGTGGTTTCAGTCACGTTCACAGTAAAAGGGGGATCTGGGGGAGGAAGGTCGTTGACCAGCCAGCTGATCTGAGGCGGAGGCTTGCCGCCGACAGTGGAGCACGACACCGACTGGTATTGAGAGCCGTTTATGGTCTCTGCGCTCACCAGGACATGGATATCAGGCCGAACTGTGGATGGACGAACAAGTAAACGTGATATAGGCATGTCTGCGGTCAAAGCTGCATGAAAATCAGAGAGGTGCATTATTGGCTTGTCTTACCTACTACAGTCAGGAATACATACTCAGTAtaatctacttcagctgttacAACCTCACACTCGTACTCTCCCTCATCTTCCAACTTGGACACATTCATCTTAACTGTGATGTTGGTGGCAGAGACTGGTTCTGAAAAACCTTCCTGGCTAAATGGTTTGCCAGAACGATACCCCGCCAGTCGTGTTTTAAATTTAGATTTATGCTGGCGTTTCCACATGGCACTCTCGACGTCATCACTGCCCAGGTATCGACAGCTCAGGTAGGCTTCCTCTCCCAGGACCGCTGTGATGTTTTGTTGGACCTCAAGCATTGTTTCGCCCGCACCTGAAAACACAATGTTCAATGACAATAAGAGGTCATAAATTCACCTGAGCAGTCAGAAAAATTGCAAACACAAGCAAAGCAGAAGCTTCTTGAGGGGGAGAATGTGATTGTTCCTCTCCCTGAGACGATGGACAGCTGGCTGATAGATGTCCACTGTTGTGCCTATGAAAGGGCTTTTCACACATCCTATTGTCTCTCACTAGTTAAGTGAAACTGTGATGGATGAGGCAGACTAACTGGGTCAGTGGTTAAAAGGTTCTCATTCATTTTATCATAATTAGAACGTGCCAATGACGAATCGATAGAAACAAGACTGAGGGCTGAATTCACAAAGAGCTGCGGCGGCTGACAGCACCATGAACTGACCCCATGGTAACACCCCTGATAAAGTTACTACCAAGTCGTGAAGATGCTAATTATTTTCACTTGAACTGCATGTGGTTTGtgaatgggattttttttattttttttttgcaatgagtATCGTACCAAATGTCTGCCTTTTACAACAATTTCATTAAGTGTAATTAGCACCAATATGCAGAAGGGGTGCACTTCACCTTTTGCGGGTATATTGAGAGTTacatttttgtcttatttttgcAGGTTTGGTGCTTGCAAAAGTTCTCCCCTAAATGTTTTtccagagaaaaagaaggaaatttATCACAAAGGTTACACACAATCTCAGTGCAAAGGCGCATAAAGACACAATGCAAACACAGGATATTTTCATCTTTTGCTTCATTCGCATATTCGCGTGACTTTGCTGAGTCCTGTGAGTGGAGGCTGGCCAGCTGTAAAGGAGAGAGTctggtgcagagccagaccatctggaggaataaacacccagattCTGTCAATCTAAGGGTTAAAAGTTGCTTTGCATTCATGTGAACACACAGTTAGAGTCTTCAGCCGTGCTAGCCTTGCTTTATGcttaatgtcagcatgctaacatgctcacagtgacaatgctaacattgTGTTGTTTAGCCGGTAAAGTTTAACATAGTTTAGTTTAGCATTGTAGTAGGCTTACTTTTGCTGATCAGCAGTAAACACAAAGTTCTGTTCAGCTCATTCATTTTGTTGTATTCGGTCGTACCCACTTTTGCATTTGGCACATCAACTAAAGTTCtatattttaagaaaaaaaatgcaattttaacctgatggtggcgctaaatgaaaagtcagggTGAATACTCAAGTAACTAAAAATCATCCTAAGGgaaacatgaatatctgtaCTAAGCCTGATTGTATCCATCCAATGGtagttgagacatttcactcagAATAGAAAATGTCAACCTTGTGTAGGTGTTAAATGAGAAGCAAGGGGATCACAGAAGTCGTAAGGATCCATCCTCTGGGGAATGTGAATATCTGTATAACATTGTGGACCAAACCGTACAGCAGAATTTGAGATATGTCACTGAATAAGGAAGAATTTTGACCTGCTAGAGGCACAAGGTGATTCTCCATAGTCAtgaggattcatcctctggggaccatgaatgggTAAAAAACCAGAGTTGCAACACAAATAAAGTCATGAAAGTACAAGTTAAAGACGGACAGACGCTGTAATAAAACTCAACGAGCTGAAAACGGGAATTTCTGCACAAAATGACACTTGACAAATGTGTCCTGTTCCCCTCAGTGTACATTTAATAGAAGACTCCATTATGTTAATGGAATGAAAACAGTCCAAAAGTTACGCCCTGATCCATACCCAGACACCGACGACCTCTTACCTCCACACTTGAGAAATCAGCCATGATTAGGGGAGGTTTCAGAGGAAGGGACATTTAATAGAGCCTGACAGGTTTTAGCACCAGCAGAGAGGACAGTGTGCAGACTCCAATGCATACCAAGTCCTTTTCATCCTGCTCCCTCCGCTGACTTTATCAAAGTGCACGCGAGGACACAGTTTGTTCTACTGAATCCAATACTTTCTATTCAGCTTCGGATGAGTGAAACGATGACAACAAACTGCTGCACTGCTTCATGGAAAAGCACTGAACCCACAGCCAGCTGCTGCACTCAGAGCTGTTTGCATCAAACACCATTAAAGCTGAAATGCTGTTGGTCTTACTATACATCACAGCAAATGGAAACAATGTGGAGAGCCTCCAATCCTTTAAAAAGGAAAGGACACAGAGTGAGAGAAATAAATATGCTGTACGGGTTCAATTATGCCTTGTGGGTTCATAATTCATTTGCCCTTGCAGGTTATtgccaaaataaatgtcagcCAAGCATAAAAAAGGCACACCTTAAGGACACAAACTAAGTAATAACTGAGAAAGAAATCAGGTATTCATGCACTGCATCATATTTCCTGAGCCCCGGGGGCTGCTTCTTCTCACCAAACTGCAACCATCCACCCGTGGCACATCACAGCAACTCTTCCTTTCCAGCAGACTGGGGATGTGGTGAACAAATAAGACTTTCGactctttaaaaaacaactctTTTCACACGTTTAATCTTTCATCTGCGGCTGGAAGTCCAAGTGACTCCACAGAAACAAAGACTTCTAACGGAACAGTAGGATCTTTAAATAAGTGCAGCCTGCAGAGGGTTTTCCCCTTACACACAGAAAAACCCCTTAACGACCCTCGTATATTAACTTTAAAAGGCTGTAAAGAAACTAGACGTGGCTTCAGGTGGCACCGCTGATCAATAATAATGAGCTGCCAGAGTGACAACACCAGCATGTCATCAGCAACATATTTGCACAAATAGTTATTATTAGTGCTCTGGAGATGCATCCAGCACGCTGCTTTATTGCCCATGTGCATTTATAATTGGACTAATCAGTAAGGAAAACCATAGCAACACTGTTTAGTGTGAATGCCACAGGTTAAACAAGACCTCACGGGCCAGTAAAAGAAGCCCATAAACAGCTGACAGTCACAGACGGATTGTAACCCTGCAGACTTACCCAGAATTTCCAAGCAGTGAGCAACATTTAGGACCAGACCCAAAATCAACAGCCATGAGCATCCCATCATGGTGTCACTGAGTGAAAAAGGAGGTGGACTGGCTGTATGTAAGGCTTAAGGatatttaaagtgtgtgtgtgtgtatgtgtgttttctgtggtttATGGTTAGAGGTGCACACCCTCTACAGCTGACACTGACGTGGGTGCGTGTACCTTTGTGCGTGCCTGCTTGCTGCCACTCATACAGCGCATAACAAACAGCTTCTCTCTTCTGCTCTCTGAAACAATAACTCTTCAGAACATCTGCAGATTTACAGGTTTTTTTCTCCGAGTTGCCCGTGCGTTAAGCGTCTGCTCAGTAGCTAAGTCACCGCATATAGCAGGGTTGCCTTGGGGAAATGGTAAAGCCATACATCATTCATACCGTCCCGTTCCTGCTGGGGCACTCAGAACCGGCCCTGTCTGAGAGGCAGCACCAGCTCCTGCTCACACACTGCAGTTTGGGAAATCACTCACTTCTGGGTATTGTTTCATGGCATTATGCTCCGCTAATTCACTTCGAGAcagtgtgggtttttttgttttttttttccccagcagcAGTCAGACTTATTTGCAGAGCACCACTTCTCACCCGGCAAGAACAAAAACTGCAGAAACAAATGTGGGTGAGAAAAGGTAAAGACGTGCAGCGCAGGGGCTCAGCAGCACCGCCTGTGTGAGTTTGCcatcttttatttcctgttataGTGGATCAACTTCAGCATTTAGTCACCAGAGACCACAGTAAGGATGACGGTGAATGAATTGACCGGACGCGTGCATAGAAGCAACATCACACTTTGACTGAGTGTGGTTTGTAACGGCTTTTTGAATCATCTGGTATGAAACTGGCACCGAGACAAAGTGGGttttacaacaaagaaaaacagtcgTGTCATCCTCTTTCACTCTCAGCTTCACAGACGCTCTTACTCACTACATCAGCACTATACAAACATACCTGAAAAAGGCCCgatcatcctcctgtaaaaTGCTGAATTGTAAAGCCATGTCGTATCTTTCTTTGCATTTGAGGCCAAGAAACTTAAATACACTTTAAATTCAGGAGTTGGACCCCTGAATAATTTATGTAAGCGCAGAGGAAGGAGCACGAGCAACGTTCAgggtctctcttctgtctggtCAGGATCAAATTCggatgtttaaaagaaaaaatcacccaaaaatgtcatttactcaacagacttgttttgaaatcttaaaaaacaactaattttttttttctttagagcTCATCAAATGTAATCCAAGTTTCTGGAAGTCCAGAGATTTCAAATTGATTAGATAAGACGTTATTTACCTGCTCTTTAAGACgcaatcttcactgtagctgctaagctacaAGCGTTAGCGCGCACCCCGACTGAAGTGGGTGAACAAGCTTGATTGCCCCCCGAGAGTAAAAAGaacttcttttcaaatcaatctgggATCTCTGGGCATCAGGGGGACGTGCACATGactatagaggggcaggggctcacaGTCAGAAAAGGGTAGTATGTGCCcattttttcaggccttaatgaCATAATATGTAGATTTATTGatgaaaattgattttaaaaaagtagaaagctaactacttagctgtgtatcctgtgtagctgtgagtgatacgcaattgccatttcttttgtgtcaataaaGTATTGCcaacatgattttattcacattataataatactgaggtttggaagacatgcaattcagctgcaattctttaAAAGCAATACAACGCTGGTTTATTATTTGGCTACTTAtcggagggcaagtgcaaacaagaaatacatgctacacatctaaaaatgtgacaaacccAAGAAATGACTTCCGTGACTGTAAGTAGGAACagcatgtttacaacagcaaagtagcagtaaactcaatatctggaaggaGTTTAAGATTGgaggcaagataaacagccaacTCAGACAGCTGTAATATTAGATTATTCTTATCTCTCATTAacagcagttagcttaacaagcacaaatggccgcttttctgaaatatggctcaaagcacgttgaataagtggaaggcgacttgttagcccccacaaggaagttatgttcatggatttataactcacaaagcttcaagtcgctccactgtcacgtcccAACTAcgtgcatggtggagttctgatgaggcagcggaTTTATAGGCTCAACACTCTCACACAACACCATGTTACGTATGAAATACGCTAtgtacggtagataaccgtacagtggcatttttataccgttgtttatttcacatccctatgcacaa from Sparus aurata chromosome 2, fSpaAur1.1, whole genome shotgun sequence harbors:
- the LOC115568074 gene encoding uncharacterized protein LOC115568074 isoform X2, with product MIGPFSGAGETMLEVQQNITAVLGEEAYLSCRYLGSDDVESAMWKRQHKSKFKTRLAGYRSGKPFSQEGFSEPVSATNITVKMNVSKLEDEGEYECEVVTAEVDYTEYVFLTVVVRPDIHVLVSAETINGSQYQSVSCSTVGGKPPPQISWLVNDLPPPDPPFTVNVTETTYPNGTSTLSSNLRFPTHLQDEDSVTCVVQHPTLPNPKRTTVRVETYTRPNVTIKAEMIQDGGSEFWVVSCVSSGGRPETDISLALDANEELQRQTSTDSDTQTSSVFLPAAVYQGRNVTCVFQHPKFTHKVSRVITLPSFYISGVQLLNSELGSDRDDVQEQQPESVELLEGQSDTSIMQVTGNVPRFNVTCKRDNGPLPEGVALVDGSLRVQGAVGDQHAGLYKCSFSYHKLQAVLKFNITVKPHVIQPVPPTIRVDLRTEDGRGVIECSAADAVPAANISWLLPEGVSGVSWFNFTSHNGSHSVRGVLLLPACSPWELTAECVINHPAFEEPQNRSITLPLCARPNITISSHTEWRDGHEFTNVDCSVDSVAPAATITWHVGDGDSSISELSETEVRADGLVSARSSVHFLSSLYSGQNLSCTVEHPSLEAPEKRTAHILAHRAHLLSVSLQRQHDSSLWLAVCDCRGEGVGTNLTWVLPENARSQTSLQSEYEGQIQKARLTYQFSLAHHEGQNLTCVYHYEHGSTEETIHVPKYYISSVKVLNHTTPLQSRYGGEAATRRLSLQENHHKQRVLLRVEGNVPEYNLNCRRSGGSSVQMDRDAMVFQSELTEQDEGLYTCRASFYHHTASVNIHVEVTSEDRVFVLATIICISSASAITIFLVVALWVCCKANGRKQYKEQEALSALTTLMQEPGSPEVKKPPATGEGSKEYAHLVSYSIVIDVKSTV